From Cydia strobilella chromosome 4, ilCydStro3.1, whole genome shotgun sequence, the proteins below share one genomic window:
- the LOC134740990 gene encoding transcription factor glial cells missing 2-like, with protein MVILGRSEMSDGATTEWDINDAVVPRVSSFDGFSEWCDGHVRRVYPPGCEEARRHASGWAMRNTNNHNVHILKKSCLGVLVCSARCRLPDGSRVHLRPAICDKARKKQQGKPCPNRLCNGGRLEVQPCRGHCGYPVTHFWRHTEHAIFFQAKGAHDHPRPEAKGASEVRRSLGAGRRVRGLALLLARETAISDKILTMKPDKQMIQKVSNPPPQPPPLIPDNQRTLACTCGPFECSCRWRTESTPEMYAPNAWSPAEPHYTNYVPPAPPAPFPQPYDPTALPADDIFHPEEIFQLDHPIRMDFPMEENTLGSPPTFAELNNENSRPEDAYWLEWQRAAGGSESSETPSPELFGYQQTDYCEQTYPPQAYYPEDAQYYPTESTRTSPVMDMQDQRYYRYGEDCTQNSAEVQTWNYTDCAFASNDLSECKQYFDAQHQQAVNAFSALSYN; from the exons ATGGTGATTCT CGGCCGATCGGAGATGTCAGACGGAGCAACCACCGAGTGGGACATCAACGACGCTGTCGTGCCCCGCGTGTCCTCGTTTGATGGCTTCAGCGAGTGGTGCGACGGCCACGTGCGCCGCGTCTACCCGCCCGGCTGCGAGGAGGCCCGTCGCCACGCGAGCGGCTGGGCTATGAGGAACACGAATAACCACAACGTGCATATACTGAAGAAAAGCTGTCTCGGTGTTTTGGTTTGCTCGGCGAGGTGTCGACTGCCAGATGGATCGAGGGTGCATCTCAGGCCTGCGATATGTGACAAGGCGCGGAAAAAACAACAAg GTAAACCATGCCCAAACAGACTATGCAACGGCGGCCGACTAGAAGTGCAACCCTGCCGCGGTCACTGCGGCTACCCCGTCACCCACTTCTGGAGGCACACAGAGCACGCCATCTTCTTCCAAGCGAAGGGAGCGCACGACCATCCACGGCCCGAGGCCAAGGGGGCCAGCGAAGTCAGGAGGTCACTAGGAGCAGGCAGGAGAGTGAGAGGACTAGCGTTACTCCTGGCGAGAGAGACGGCAATCTCTGATAAAATACTGACGATGAAGCCTGATAAACAAATGATACAGAAAGTTAGCAATCCTCCTCCGCAACCACCGCCGCTCATTCCTGACAACCAAAGAA CACTAGCATGCACTTGCGGCCCGTTCGAGTGCTCATGCCGGTGGCGGACAGAATCGACACCAGAGATGTACGCCCCCAACGCCTGGTCGCCAGCGGAGCCCCACTACACCAACTACGTGCctcccgcgccgcccgcgcccttTCCGCAGCCCTACGACCCGACAGCCCTACCGGCTGACGACATCTTCCACCCCGAAGAAATCTTCCAGCTAGATCACCCCATCCGAATGGACTTCCCCATGGAAGAAAACACGCTAGGCTCCCCACCAACGTTTGCGGAACTAAACAATGAAAACTCCAGGCCCGAAGACGCCTACTGGCTCGAATGGCAACGAGCGGCCGGTGGTTCAGAATCTAGCGAAACACCCTCGCCGGAACTATTCGGCTACCAACAGACCGATTATTGCGAACAAACATATCCTCCCCAAGCCTACTACCCTGAAGACGCGCAATATTACCCTACAGAAAGCACGAGAACCTCCCCTGTCATGGACATGCAAGACCAGCGGTACTACAGGTATGGGGAGGATTGCACGCAGAACAGCGCGGAGGTGCAGACGTGGAATTACACAGACTGTGCGTTCGCGTCCAACGATCTCTCAGAATGCAAACAATACTTCGACGCACAACATCAGCAAGCTGTCAATGCGTTTAGTGCCCTCTCGTACAATTAA